The sequence below is a genomic window from Ottowia sp. SB7-C50.
GAAAGACCCGACCAAGTCGGTGCCCGGTGGCGGCATGATTGCCGGCATCGGCTTCATCAGCGGTGTGCGCTGCATGGTGGTGGCGAGCGACGCGGGCATCGAAGCCGGTGCCATCCAGGCCATGGGGTTGGAAAAGATGCTGCGCGTGCAAGAGATTGCGCTGCAGAACAAGCTGCCCTTTATCCACCTGGTCGAAAGCGCGGGCGCCAACCTGATGCGCTACCGCGTCGAAGGCTTTGTGCACGGCGGCAGCCTGTTCCGCAACCTGGCGCGCTTGTCGGCGGCGGGGCTGCCTGTGATCACGGTGCAGCACGGATCGGGCACGGCGGGCGGGGCGTACATGCCGGGCCTGTCGGACATCGTGATCATGGTACGCGGCCGCTCGCGTGCCTTTCTGGCCGGGCCGCCGCTGCTGTTGGCGGCCACGGGTGAGGTGGCGACGGAAGAAGAGCTGGGCGGCGCCGAGATGCACACCAGCGTGTCGGGGCTGGGGGAATATCTGGCGGAGGATGACCGGCAGGCGCTGGGGATTGCGCGCCGTGTGATTGAAAATCTCTCTGAATCAAACGACCGGTTCCCGCAGGACAGGCGGGCAGAAGGCGCTTCTAAAAATATAGCGCATACCTCGACGTTCGATGCCGATCACCTGCTCTCCCTGTTGCCCGCGCACCACCGCGAACCGGTGGACATGCGCGAGGTGATGGCGCGCTTGGTCGATGGCGCTGAGTTGCTCGAATTCAAGGCCGCTTACGGCGGCGCCACCGTGTGCGCACAGGTCCGCATCGGCGGCCACGCGGTGGGCCTGATCAGCAATAACGGCCCCATCGACGTGCCCGGCGCCAACAAGGCCACGCACTTCATCCAGTGGATGTGCCAGTTGGGCCACCCGATCATTTATTTGCAGAACACCACCGGATACATGGTCGGCAAGGACGCCGAGAAGGGGGGGCATGATCAAGCACGGCAGCAAGATGATCCAGGCGGTGACCAACGCCACCGTGCCGCAGATCACCATCCAGTGCGGCGCCAGCTTTGGCGCGGGCAACTACGGCATGTGCGGGCGCGGTTTTGCGCCGCGCTTTCTGTTCAGCTGGCCGGGCGCCAGGACGGCCGTGATGGGCGGCGAGCAGGCCGCGCGCACCATGCAGATCGTGACCGAGGCCGCGCTGGCGCGCAAAGGCATTGCGCCAGATGCTGAGCAGTCGCAAAAGCAATTCGACCAGATCGTCGCCATGTTCGAGGCGCAAGCCGATGCGTTCTATACGAGCGGCCTGCTGCTGGACGACGGCGTGATCGACCCGCGCGACACGCGGGCGGTGCTGGCCTTTTGTCTGGACACGATTGCCGAAGGCGCGGCACGCGAGCTGAGGCCGATGCAGTTTGGTGTGGCGCGGATGTGAGCGTTTCAACAGCCGGACGCGAAGGGCGCAAAGATGACGCGAAGGACGCGAAAAATTCAAAAAGCTTTTGAGCGCGAAACGGCGCGGCTCGCCTACTAACAGGCCACACAAAGGGATTTGTGACTTCTTTCGCGTCCTTCGCGAATCCTTCGTGCCCTTCGCGTCCGGATGTTCAGTTTTTCTGAGGAGATAACAAACCATGCAATTCACCCACGAACACGAACAAATCCGCGACACGCTCAAGCGCTACATCGACGAGCACATCAACCCCTACGTCGATGAGTGGGAAGCGGCCGAAATCTTTCCGGCGCACGAAGTGTTCAAAGGGCTGGGCAAGCTCGGCCTGCTGGGCCTGACCAAGCCGGAAGAATTCGGCGGCATGGGGCTGGACTATTCGTACAGCGTGCTGATGGCCGAGACGCTGGGCCATATTCACTGCGGCGGCGTGCCGATGGCGATTGGCGTGCAGACGGACATGTGCACGCCGGCGCTGGCGCGCTATGGCAGCGATGAATTGCGCCGGCAGTTTCTGGCGCCCGCGATTGCCGGCGACATGGTGGGCTGCATCGGCGTGAGCGAGCCCGGCGCGGGCAGTGACGTGGCTGGAATCAAGTCGGTGGCCCGCAAGGACGGCGACGACTACGTCATCAGCGGCCAGAAGATGTGGATCACCAACAGCCTGCAGGCCGACTGGATGTGCATGCTGGTCAACACAGGCGAAGGCCCGGTGCACAAGAACAAGAGCCTGATCATGGTGCCGATGCGCGACGGGCCGAACGGCCAGCTGACCAAGGGCATCGAGATAGCCGGCAAGATCAAGAAGATCGGCATGAATTCGTCCGACACGGGCCTCATCTACTTCGACGAAGTGCGCGTGCCGCAGCGCTACCTTATCGGGCAGGAAGGCGCGGGCTTCGTCTACCAGATGCAGCAGTTTCAGGAAGAGCGACTGTGGGGCGCGGCCAGTTCCATCGTGGCATTTGACAACGCCATTGAGTGGACAGTCGAGTGGGCGCAGCAGCGCAAGATGTTCGGCGCCACGCTGGCCGATCAGCAGTGGGTGCAGTTCAAGCTGGCCGAGGTCAAGACCGAGGTGGAATGCCTGCGCTCGCTGATCTACCAGGCCTGCGAGAAATACGTGGCCGGGCAAGACGTGCTGGAAATGGCCAGCATGGCCAAGCTGAAAGCCGGCCGCTTGGGCCGCCTGGTGCCCGACACCTGCATGCAGTTCTGGGGCGGCATGGGCTACACGTGGGAAAACAAGGTGGCGCGCATGTACCGCGACACGCGCCTGGCGGGCATTGCGGGCGGGGCGGACGAGGTGATGCTGGGCATCATCGCCAAGACGATGGGTGTTGCGAAGCGGCCGGAAAAATGAAAAAGCACCCCCCTGAGTCGCTTCGCGCCTTCCCCCTCTGCTTCGCGAGGGGGACAACGCCAGTGCCCGGCGCAGGTCCGGGCACGGCGTTCGCTTGCATGGCCTGCTCCGCGGCCTTTGGACATGTTTCTCCCTCTCCCGTTGGCGGGAGAGAGCCTGCCCCGGACGCGATCCGGGGGTTGGGGTGAGGGCAAGTCATGGCTCAAGCGCTGCTGATCGACCGCCAGCCACTGGGCACTGGCTGGGCCGAGTTCTGGACCCTGAACGCACCAGCCACGCGCAACGCGCTGACTGACGAGATGGTGTCGGCCCTGCGCGCGGCCTGCGAGCGCGTGCGCACCGACGCGGCGCTGCGCGTGATCGTGCTGCGTGGCGCCGGCGGGCATTTTTGTGCCGGCGGCAGCTTGGGCGGCTTCGTCAGCGCCATCGGGCGGCCGCATGGCGAGGGGATTGATCCGCTGATTGCCGTCAACCGCGAATTCGGGCGCCTGCTGCAAGCGCTGTGCGACTTGCCCCAGGTGTTGATCGCCGCCGTGCAGGGTTCGGCCATGGGGGGGCGGCGTGGGGCTGGTGTGCTGCGCAGACTACGTGCTGGCCGCACCCGATGCGCAGTTCGCCACGCCCGAGGTCACGCTGGGCATCGTGCCGGCGCAGATCGCGCCGTTTGTGGTGCGGCGACTCGGGGACGCGCGGGCACGTGATTGGTTGTTGAGTGGTGCGCGTTGGAGCGCGGCCGAGGCGTTGTCGGCGGGGTTGGTGAACGCGGTTGCGGGCGGTGGTCTTACTCCCTCGCCCCTCTGGGGAGAGGGCAGGGGTGAGGGGTCAGCGGCGTCGGCTGAATCACCGCCGTCACACCCTCACCCCAACCCTCTCCCGCAAGCGGGAGAGGAGGCAAAAGCCACACACGCGGCGGACGCGGTCGATGCCGCGCTGCATGCTGCTGTGCTTCAAAAACTGAAGCAACTCGCGCAGGCTGCACCCGGGGCGGTGGCTCAAACCAAGCAACTTCTAGCCGCCATCGCCGCCAATCAACCCTTGGGCGCCGTGCTGGATGACGCTGCCCTGCACTTTGCCCAAGCACTGCGTGGACCAGAAGCGGCACAGGGCCTGAAAGCCTTTGCCGCGCGCCAGCCGGCGCCGTGGGCGCAATCGCCGCAAGACAGCACGCCATGAAAAGAATCCTGATCGCCAACCGCGGCGAGATTGCCCGCCGCATCATCGCCACCGCGCGTCGCATGGGCATCGAGACCGTGGCGGTGTATTCCGAGCCCGACGCGCAGGCGCTGCACGTGCGCGAGGCCACGGTGGCCTTTGCGCTGGGCGGCCGCACCTCGGCCGAAAGCTATCTGCGCGTGGATCGCTTGCTTGAGGCCGCGCGCGCCACCGGCGCCGACGCGGTGCACCCTGGCTATGGTTTTTTAAGCGAAGACCCCGCCTTCGCCCAGGCCGTGCAAGACGCCGGCCTCGCCTGGATCGGCCCGCCGCCCGCCGCCATCCGCGCGCTGGGCAGCAAGTCGGCTGCCAAGGCGCTGGCGGCGCAGCACGGCGTGCCTTGCCTGCCGGGTTACGCGGGCGATGACCAGAGCGAGGCGCGTTTTGCGGATGAAGCGGCGCGCATCGGCTACCCCGTGATGGTCAAAGCCGTGGCGGGCGGCGGTGGGCGCGGCATGCGGCTGGTTGCCGATGCCGCGCAGTTGCCGGCGGCGCTCGCCAGTGCGCGGTCCGAAGCGCTGGCGGGCTTTGGCAATGGCGACTTGCTGATCGAACGCGCGCTGCTGCACCCGCGCCACGTCGAGGTGCAGGTGTTTGCCGACGCGCACGGCCACGTCATCCACATGGGCGAGCGCGATTGCTCGGTCCAGCGGCGGCACCAGAAGATCATCGAAGAAGCGCCCAGCCCGGCTGTGGATGCCGCGCTGCGCGAGTGCATGGGCGCGTGCGCGGTGGCGCTGGCGCGCGCGGCGGGTTATGTGGGCGCGGGGACGGTGGAGTTTCTTCTGGACGGTCGTGATTTCTTTTTGATGGAAATGAACACGCGCCTGCAAGTCGAGCACCCTGTGACCGAGGCGCTGACGGGGCTCGATCTGGTCGAGTGGCAGATCCGCACGGCGCGGGGCGAGCCGTTGCCGCTGACGCAAGATCAGGTGCAGTTCAACGGCCACGCCATCGAAGTGCGCCTGTGCGCCGAAGACGAGCAGTTTCATCCGCACACCGGCCGCGTGCGCCACTTCACACAGCCGCCCGCTGCCGCCTTCACGGCGGCGCCGCTGCGTTTTGATCACGCACTGACCGTGGGTGCGGAAGTCTCGCCCTACTACGACGCCATGCTCGGCAAACTGATCGCACACGCCGACACGCGCGAGGCGGCCATCGACCAATTGACCGCCGCGCTGCGGCAGTTGGAAGTGCTGGGCCTGCCCACCAACCGCGCCTTTCTGATCGAATGCCTGCAACACCCGCGCTTTCGCGCAGGCCAGGCGCTGATCTCTTTCTTGACCACCGATGCCGATGGCCTGCGCGCCGAGTTGCACGCGCGCGAACGGCTTCTGCACGAGCGTTTTGGCGCACTGTGCGTGCTGGGCGACACCGCTTCGGCGCTGCCGTGCCCCTTCCCCGCGCCGCGCCGCTTGCGCCATCGTGGCGATGACCGCGGCGTGTCGATCCACGCCCTGGGCGACGGCCAATGGCAGGTGCGCGGCGACGATGGCGAATGCAGCACCTTGCAACGGCAGGCGCTGGCCGATGGCGCCGCCTGGGTCACCACCGGCCACAGCGCGCGCCGCGTGGCGGCCGTGTCAGCTCCCACCGCCAATGCGCCGCAACGCTGGCACATGCAGGCCGAGGGCGTTGATTGGTGGGTCGATGATGTGTCTTTTGAGCCGCTTGTCCAGGCAAACAAAGCGCAGGCAGCTACTGAATTAAGAGCGCCATTCAACGGCAAAGTGTTGAAGATCGCCGTGCAACCCGGTCAGTCGGTGGCGGCGGGCGATGCGGCGCTGGTCATCGAGTCGATGAAGCTGGAGCACAGCCTGGCACCGCGCGCCGATGGCGTGGTGGCCGAGGTGCTGGTCAGCGAGGGCCAGCAGGTCGCGCCTGGCCAGTTGCTGCTGCGCTTTGCGGCGCCGGTCAAGGAAGCGGCGGCATGATGACCGCCGACGAGTTGCGCGAGGCACGCGACGCGCTGAGCGCCACGGTCGAGCGCTTTGCCCGCAGCGAAATCGCGCCGCACGTCACCGCCTGGGACGCGGCGGGTGAATTCCCGCGCGTGCTGTACCGCCGCGCGGCCGAACTGGGTTTGCTGGGCCTGGGCTACCCGGAGGAATACGGCGGCACACCCGCGCCGCATGCGCTGCGGCTGCCGATGTGGGTCAACCTGTGCCGCTACGGCGGCAGCGGCGGCGTGCTGGCCAGCCTGCTGTCGCACAACATCGGCCTGCCGCCGGTGGCGGCGTTGGGCAGTGAGGCCATCAAGCGCGAAGTGATCCCGCCTGTGCTGGCGGGTGAGCGAATCGCGGCGCTGGCGATCACGGAGCCGGGTGGCGGTTCGGACGTGGCTGCGCTTGCTACCCGCGCAAGGCGTGACGGCAATGACTACGTGGTCGACGGAGAGAAGATTTTCATCACCTCGGGCATGCGCGCCGACTGGATCACGGTGGCGGTGCGCACGGGTGATGGCAAGGGCGCGAAGGACATCTCGCTGCTGCTTGTGCCTGGCGACAGCCCCGGCCTGAGCCGCACCCGACTCGACAAGATGGGCTGGCAATGCTCCGACACCGCACAGCTGCGCTTCGATGGCGTGCGCGTGCCGGCGCGCTATCTGCTGGGCGAAGAAGGCACAGGCTTCAAGGCCATCATGAGCAATTTCAATGGCGAGCGCTTTGGCATCGCTGCCGCCGCGCTGGGTTTTTCCATGGCCTGCTACGACGAGGCGCTGGCCTGGGCGCAGCAGCGCAAGACTTTCGGCAGCCCGCTGGTCGGCCACCAGGTCGTGCGCCACAAGCTCATCGACATGCAGCAGCGTATCCGCTCCACGGCCGCATGGCTGGAACAAGTCGCCGCACGTGCCGACGCGGGCGATACCGGCGCCGATTGGGTGGGTGAGGTCTGCGTGCTGAAGAACCACGCCACGCAGACGATGCAGTTCTGCGCCGACGCTGGCGTGCAGATTCTGGGCGGCATGGGCTACATGCGCGGCACGGTGTGCGAGCGCATCTACCGCGAAGTCAAGGTGCTGACGATTGGCGGCGGCACCGAGGAAATCATGAAAGACCTCGCGGCACGGCAGTGGGGGGGTTGTGTGAAGCCTGCGCAGACCCACCTCCGAACAGCCGGGCGCGAA
It includes:
- a CDS encoding acetyl/propionyl/methylcrotonyl-CoA carboxylase subunit alpha; this encodes MKRILIANRGEIARRIIATARRMGIETVAVYSEPDAQALHVREATVAFALGGRTSAESYLRVDRLLEAARATGADAVHPGYGFLSEDPAFAQAVQDAGLAWIGPPPAAIRALGSKSAAKALAAQHGVPCLPGYAGDDQSEARFADEAARIGYPVMVKAVAGGGGRGMRLVADAAQLPAALASARSEALAGFGNGDLLIERALLHPRHVEVQVFADAHGHVIHMGERDCSVQRRHQKIIEEAPSPAVDAALRECMGACAVALARAAGYVGAGTVEFLLDGRDFFLMEMNTRLQVEHPVTEALTGLDLVEWQIRTARGEPLPLTQDQVQFNGHAIEVRLCAEDEQFHPHTGRVRHFTQPPAAAFTAAPLRFDHALTVGAEVSPYYDAMLGKLIAHADTREAAIDQLTAALRQLEVLGLPTNRAFLIECLQHPRFRAGQALISFLTTDADGLRAELHARERLLHERFGALCVLGDTASALPCPFPAPRRLRHRGDDRGVSIHALGDGQWQVRGDDGECSTLQRQALADGAAWVTTGHSARRVAAVSAPTANAPQRWHMQAEGVDWWVDDVSFEPLVQANKAQAATELRAPFNGKVLKIAVQPGQSVAAGDAALVIESMKLEHSLAPRADGVVAEVLVSEGQQVAPGQLLLRFAAPVKEAAA
- a CDS encoding acyl-CoA dehydrogenase family protein; translated protein: MQFTHEHEQIRDTLKRYIDEHINPYVDEWEAAEIFPAHEVFKGLGKLGLLGLTKPEEFGGMGLDYSYSVLMAETLGHIHCGGVPMAIGVQTDMCTPALARYGSDELRRQFLAPAIAGDMVGCIGVSEPGAGSDVAGIKSVARKDGDDYVISGQKMWITNSLQADWMCMLVNTGEGPVHKNKSLIMVPMRDGPNGQLTKGIEIAGKIKKIGMNSSDTGLIYFDEVRVPQRYLIGQEGAGFVYQMQQFQEERLWGAASSIVAFDNAIEWTVEWAQQRKMFGATLADQQWVQFKLAEVKTEVECLRSLIYQACEKYVAGQDVLEMASMAKLKAGRLGRLVPDTCMQFWGGMGYTWENKVARMYRDTRLAGIAGGADEVMLGIIAKTMGVAKRPEK